One part of the Marispirochaeta sp. genome encodes these proteins:
- a CDS encoding chemotaxis protein CheA codes for MSDYLDPNNEELLKDFFMEANMQVEVLEQNILVLENDPTNKDAVDEIFRAAHTLKGGAATVQMNDLASFTHLVEDLLDEIRNGSVQVSEDLIDVLLSSIDIIKGILDARSGGEEYNGDTEETRRRLKSFSTQESPAPAAEPEMKKPAGAASVASVFREAEGGSELSEYEILELQDAVRPGEKVYEVAVYFDEENPMNTVGGIQLYAAIKAAGTVLKTVPDFEELYEDQFHPRVIYYVATEETPESLQVRVDIPDVVKEVSLSELSTGAAKDKPKAKAKPKKQSAPSAAAAQPSAPNKTAEKEPESLSGDLAGTAEPQAARKGKKLGSVLRVDSARIDNLLNLVSEAVINKATFNQITTQFTETQEELSAAENLFRERMREILDLVPNLAEELNNGVTEKDIRNQLNDRFADMANLFETFEDKLKAAVNKFRGTSQNLGRLTGDLHERVLQIRMVPISQIFSRFPRLVRDISKSLNKRIQLVIEGEDTELDKSVIEDLLDPLIHCVRNSVDHGIESIDDRKAAGKEEEGHILLSAKNEGNMIVIEIHDDGKGIDVESVRSKAIERGIIHPSKNLSDIEAYNLIFEPGFSTAKSVTNISGRGVGLDVVRKQIEKLNGNVSVWSEKGMGTKFTIKLPLTLAIIQGLLVQVGEEIYAIPITSVIDSHRIKPDEIKMIDNYEVFNVREDVISLLRLNRLFKIQTSEQRDYQFVVIVGSGDKKMGLMVDTLIGEEDVVIKPLRDSYTNAPGIAGATILGDGTVSLIIDVSQLLELGFRQEMADRQKREATIG; via the coding sequence ATGAGCGACTACCTTGATCCGAATAACGAAGAGCTTTTAAAAGATTTCTTCATGGAAGCCAACATGCAGGTAGAGGTTCTCGAGCAGAATATTCTGGTTCTCGAGAACGATCCCACAAACAAAGATGCGGTAGACGAGATCTTTCGTGCTGCCCATACCCTTAAGGGAGGAGCGGCTACGGTCCAGATGAATGATCTGGCCAGCTTTACCCATCTTGTGGAAGACCTGCTAGACGAGATACGGAACGGTTCCGTTCAAGTAAGCGAAGATCTTATCGATGTGCTTCTGTCATCCATCGATATTATCAAGGGTATACTCGATGCCCGGTCCGGGGGAGAAGAATACAACGGCGACACTGAAGAGACCCGCCGCCGGCTGAAAAGCTTCAGTACCCAGGAATCTCCTGCTCCGGCCGCTGAACCTGAAATGAAGAAACCGGCCGGGGCAGCATCTGTTGCCAGCGTGTTCAGGGAGGCCGAGGGCGGATCCGAGCTTTCGGAGTACGAGATACTTGAACTCCAGGATGCTGTGCGTCCGGGAGAAAAGGTTTACGAGGTCGCTGTCTACTTCGACGAAGAAAACCCCATGAATACTGTGGGGGGAATACAGCTGTATGCGGCCATCAAGGCAGCAGGAACAGTATTAAAGACTGTACCGGATTTTGAAGAACTCTACGAGGACCAGTTTCACCCGCGGGTAATCTATTATGTTGCTACGGAAGAAACGCCAGAATCTCTGCAGGTACGGGTAGATATTCCGGATGTTGTAAAGGAAGTCTCCCTTTCGGAGCTTAGCACCGGCGCCGCGAAGGATAAACCAAAAGCAAAGGCGAAACCTAAAAAGCAGTCTGCCCCTTCTGCTGCAGCCGCCCAGCCGTCAGCACCGAACAAAACCGCTGAGAAGGAGCCTGAATCCCTCTCTGGAGATCTGGCTGGAACAGCTGAGCCGCAGGCTGCCCGGAAAGGGAAAAAGCTCGGGTCTGTTCTCAGGGTCGACAGCGCCAGAATAGATAACCTGCTGAATCTTGTTTCAGAAGCGGTCATTAACAAGGCAACCTTCAATCAGATTACCACCCAGTTTACGGAAACCCAGGAGGAGCTCTCTGCTGCGGAAAACCTGTTCAGGGAGAGAATGAGAGAAATCCTGGATCTTGTACCAAACCTGGCGGAAGAGCTCAATAATGGGGTGACTGAAAAAGATATCCGCAACCAGCTGAATGATCGTTTTGCTGATATGGCTAATCTTTTTGAAACCTTCGAAGATAAACTCAAAGCCGCTGTTAACAAGTTTCGCGGGACCTCTCAAAATCTTGGGCGACTGACCGGTGATCTTCATGAAAGAGTTCTGCAGATACGGATGGTCCCCATCTCTCAGATATTTTCCCGTTTCCCTCGTCTGGTAAGAGATATCTCCAAATCACTGAACAAGAGGATTCAGCTGGTTATTGAAGGTGAGGATACGGAGCTTGACAAATCCGTCATCGAAGATCTTCTGGATCCGCTGATCCACTGCGTACGCAACTCTGTGGATCACGGGATTGAAAGCATCGACGACCGGAAAGCTGCTGGAAAAGAGGAAGAAGGTCATATTTTACTGAGTGCCAAGAACGAAGGCAATATGATCGTCATTGAAATCCATGACGACGGTAAGGGAATTGATGTTGAATCAGTCCGTTCCAAGGCAATAGAACGGGGTATTATTCATCCAAGCAAGAACCTTTCGGATATCGAAGCCTACAACCTGATTTTTGAACCCGGATTCTCTACTGCGAAATCAGTAACCAATATATCCGGCCGCGGCGTTGGACTTGATGTGGTACGGAAGCAGATTGAAAAGCTTAATGGAAACGTAAGCGTGTGGTCTGAAAAGGGAATGGGTACAAAGTTCACAATCAAGCTTCCTTTGACCCTGGCCATAATTCAGGGGCTTTTAGTCCAGGTTGGAGAAGAGATTTACGCCATTCCGATCACCTCGGTTATTGACAGTCATCGTATAAAACCGGACGAGATTAAGATGATAGACAATTACGAGGTATTTAACGTCAGAGAAGATGTTATTTCACTGTTGCGTCTCAATCGGCTTTTTAAGATCCAGACCAGTGAACAACGGGATTATCAGTTTGTCGTAATTGTCGGCAGCGGCGACAAGAAAATGGGTTTAATGGTCGATACATTAATCGGCGAAGAAGATGTGGTTATAAAACCCTTGAGGGATTCCTATACCAATGCGCCGGGTATTGCCGGAGCGACAATCCTGGGTGACGGTACAGTCTCGTTGATAATTGACGTAAGTCAACTGCTTGAACTGGGATTCAGGCAAGAAATGGCAGACCGTCAAAAGAGGGAAGCAACCATTGGCTAA
- a CDS encoding flagellar filament outer layer protein FlaA produces the protein MKRFAILLCLLMVVSGMMISAEENVLIDFTSLTADTETGENEVTMVDFSDKAGTSFSDEEKERMKTSLAITNWDVQLSSSSRTVANQRYSMTREAPVKDTARRYAGETIMGIRVHFPLESYNSYAVVKPPFEIPAYYTPEEPDKFDGYGVLKNVGVIKSISMNVLGKNYPHRIGLILKDQNNMEQTIIMNNLEFDGWKTLTWQNPNYIEEVRNREIIKFPLYPKTAPNFKLIGILVFRDAMHEGGDFVTYVKDVSMVYDLAVLSLESDVNDEEIWGILEQREEARRTAEFERLGNIQVLRYLEAQKMHQEPAETE, from the coding sequence ATGAAACGGTTTGCAATCCTTCTTTGTCTTCTCATGGTTGTTTCCGGAATGATGATCTCTGCGGAGGAAAATGTATTAATAGATTTTACATCTCTGACAGCAGACACCGAGACCGGTGAAAACGAAGTGACAATGGTTGATTTCAGCGACAAGGCCGGTACCAGTTTTTCCGACGAAGAGAAAGAGAGAATGAAAACCTCTCTTGCCATCACCAACTGGGATGTTCAGCTTTCCAGTTCTTCCCGGACAGTTGCGAATCAGCGTTACTCCATGACCAGGGAAGCCCCTGTCAAGGATACTGCTCGTCGCTACGCTGGTGAAACAATCATGGGTATAAGGGTGCATTTTCCCCTGGAGTCCTATAACTCCTACGCAGTGGTTAAGCCTCCCTTTGAAATTCCGGCATACTATACCCCGGAAGAACCAGACAAGTTTGACGGCTATGGTGTTTTGAAGAATGTTGGTGTTATCAAAAGCATCTCCATGAATGTTCTAGGTAAGAACTATCCGCACCGGATAGGCCTGATTCTGAAAGACCAGAACAACATGGAACAGACAATCATCATGAACAATCTCGAGTTTGATGGTTGGAAGACCCTGACATGGCAGAACCCCAACTACATCGAAGAGGTACGGAACAGAGAGATCATAAAGTTCCCCCTCTATCCCAAGACTGCCCCGAATTTCAAGTTGATCGGTATCCTTGTGTTCCGTGATGCAATGCATGAAGGCGGCGATTTTGTGACCTATGTCAAAGATGTCAGTATGGTCTATGACCTTGCAGTCCTCTCTTTGGAGTCCGATGTGAACGACGAGGAGATCTGGGGTATTCTTGAACAGCGTGAAGAAGCTCGCCGTACGGCTGAGTTCGAACGCCTTGGCAATATTCAGGTACTGCGTTACCTGGAAGCCCAGAAGATGCATCAGGAACCTGCTGAGACTGAATAA
- a CDS encoding GerMN domain-containing protein encodes MTISKKPDTMTLIIGIVLVILLVFSLVLYILEPYKQMQRKFLFFSEETGSLSGEIRSVPFSKNRERNITAYIKELMLGPAGLRLQGIFPRGTRMNQIKLVEDVLYIDFSREMVFNLDNHPFTPVEIKNMVVDNLSVNFPGLEKVVITVNGLEPDFEIKE; translated from the coding sequence GTGACTATATCAAAAAAGCCGGACACCATGACCCTGATCATTGGCATAGTACTGGTGATCCTGCTGGTATTCTCCCTGGTTCTCTACATACTGGAACCGTATAAGCAGATGCAGCGGAAATTCCTCTTTTTCAGTGAAGAGACCGGGTCTTTATCCGGAGAGATCCGGTCAGTACCCTTCTCAAAGAACCGGGAGCGGAACATAACTGCCTACATCAAAGAGCTTATGCTGGGTCCGGCGGGCTTGAGACTGCAGGGGATTTTTCCCCGGGGAACCCGCATGAACCAGATAAAACTGGTTGAAGATGTGCTTTATATTGATTTTTCCAGGGAAATGGTCTTCAATCTTGATAATCATCCCTTTACCCCGGTTGAGATTAAGAACATGGTGGTCGACAATCTATCTGTAAACTTTCCCGGATTGGAGAAAGTCGTTATTACCGTGAATGGTCTCGAACCTGATTTTGAGATTAAGGAGTAG
- a CDS encoding N-acetylmuramoyl-L-alanine amidase: MVRPVKVLILTFLGLLLISDASFAETNITSLIQRVGGELLWDPVLERGIVNRGRRSVTFQVGIPFFLKDFSEVTDIEAPRRREDGSVVVSDEAAKSFISLFALDQPQDSFLISTIIIDPGHGGKDPGTIGTHSIDGKRLSLEEKHLVLQISQMVVDQLKETFPDKNIIMTRRDDRYLALEERTALANAVELGEQEAMIFMSIHANASLNRKASGFEVWYLPPEYRREILNPEELDQEQKTIAPILNSILEEEFTVESILLAKEILDGMESSIGTVSGNRGLKEESWFVVRNAKMPSVLVEIGFVTNPEEAQLLNEQTHLKKISSGIYNGLVAYIRNFEKSD, translated from the coding sequence ATGGTAAGGCCGGTTAAAGTTTTAATACTTACTTTTTTGGGGCTGCTGCTTATTTCTGATGCATCCTTTGCAGAGACAAATATTACGAGTCTTATACAGCGGGTTGGTGGAGAGCTTTTATGGGATCCGGTTCTGGAGCGGGGAATCGTTAACCGGGGCCGACGAAGCGTTACTTTTCAGGTAGGAATTCCCTTTTTTCTGAAGGATTTCAGCGAGGTAACAGATATCGAGGCCCCTCGGCGCCGGGAAGACGGAAGTGTAGTCGTCAGCGATGAAGCCGCCAAATCTTTTATATCCCTTTTTGCTCTGGATCAGCCCCAGGACTCCTTTCTGATATCAACAATCATCATTGATCCGGGGCACGGCGGGAAAGACCCGGGGACCATCGGGACCCATTCGATCGATGGAAAACGACTCTCACTGGAAGAGAAACACCTGGTTCTGCAGATTTCACAAATGGTGGTGGATCAGCTGAAGGAAACTTTTCCTGACAAGAATATCATTATGACACGCAGGGACGACCGATATCTTGCTCTGGAAGAGCGGACGGCCCTGGCCAACGCAGTGGAACTTGGTGAGCAGGAGGCAATGATCTTTATGTCCATCCATGCCAACGCCTCCCTGAACCGCAAGGCGTCGGGCTTCGAGGTCTGGTACCTGCCGCCTGAATACCGGCGGGAAATCCTTAATCCCGAGGAACTGGACCAGGAACAGAAGACCATAGCACCTATTTTGAACTCCATCCTCGAAGAGGAGTTTACTGTGGAGAGTATTCTGCTGGCAAAGGAGATCCTTGACGGCATGGAATCGTCCATTGGTACGGTCAGCGGCAACAGGGGGCTCAAGGAAGAGTCCTGGTTTGTTGTACGCAATGCCAAGATGCCCTCGGTCCTGGTGGAGATCGGTTTTGTAACCAACCCCGAAGAAGCGCAGCTGCTGAATGAACAAACGCACTTGAAGAAGATATCCTCGGGCATCTATAATGGGCTGGTCGCTTATATACGGAATTTTGAGAAAAGCGATTAA
- a CDS encoding ATP-grasp domain-containing protein — MTGTRRIYILGAGTMQLPAIRIAKGFGWEVVCADGNPAAPGRKDVHYFEHIDLRDREGIAASVVEWRVKKGLDGVFTTGTDFSAAVAYAAEKADLPGIPYQSALRASDKFLMRSTFKEAGVPSPDFTLLQNPHEWHEQVEMFGFPAVVKPVDNMGARGIRRIDSMDECHEAVGAAFASSASGRVIIERYIEGPEFSLDALMYRGDFTLCGIADRHIRFSPYFIEIGHTMPSNFPASDLERIIETFKKAALALGIDNGAAKGDIKLGSTGPVAGEVAARLSGGYMSGWTYPLSSGVEVTAGALRISVGEPPGDLRPKKAYTAAERAIFSIPGTMQAIHGFSENMGDAAFLLTAVGKKVTFPINNVEKCGNIICSAERREDACDRAEELCRSVILRLKPGGRQPLDFLRRRSHSWVPDAYILQDPENIAWLQGLIPYAGPDVLREEGLTVPLPPFPEREPDRDWLGRSFSQTLDLFAGVGIQIVDGQGSVGKQFWQVLLRGGYQGGLWYLDTLNRMLQENSDSEIEEFFAGW, encoded by the coding sequence GTGACAGGAACAAGGCGTATCTATATTCTGGGTGCCGGTACCATGCAGCTTCCTGCAATTCGTATAGCCAAAGGTTTTGGCTGGGAGGTAGTCTGCGCCGATGGAAACCCTGCAGCCCCCGGACGAAAGGACGTTCACTACTTTGAGCATATCGATCTGAGGGACAGGGAGGGTATTGCCGCTTCTGTCGTGGAGTGGCGCGTAAAGAAAGGTCTGGACGGAGTATTTACAACCGGGACTGATTTTTCCGCCGCTGTCGCGTATGCCGCGGAAAAAGCTGATTTACCGGGTATTCCCTATCAAAGTGCCCTTAGGGCCAGTGATAAGTTCCTGATGCGCAGTACCTTTAAAGAGGCCGGTGTGCCTTCTCCTGATTTTACCCTTCTGCAGAATCCTCATGAATGGCATGAACAGGTTGAAATGTTCGGTTTTCCTGCGGTCGTAAAGCCGGTAGACAATATGGGCGCCCGGGGTATTCGCAGAATCGACTCCATGGATGAATGCCATGAGGCGGTCGGGGCCGCCTTTGCCAGTTCAGCCTCAGGCCGGGTCATTATTGAGCGGTACATCGAAGGGCCGGAGTTCTCTCTGGATGCCCTGATGTACCGGGGTGACTTTACCCTCTGCGGGATTGCAGACCGGCATATCCGCTTTTCTCCCTATTTTATAGAGATTGGCCATACCATGCCCTCGAATTTTCCTGCCTCCGATCTGGAAAGGATCATCGAAACCTTTAAAAAAGCCGCCCTGGCCCTGGGCATCGATAACGGGGCTGCCAAGGGGGATATAAAGCTGGGCAGTACTGGTCCTGTTGCAGGGGAGGTCGCTGCCCGTCTTTCCGGTGGCTATATGTCGGGATGGACCTATCCTCTTTCTTCCGGGGTAGAGGTTACCGCCGGTGCTTTACGGATTAGCGTAGGGGAACCGCCGGGGGATTTACGTCCGAAAAAGGCGTATACCGCGGCGGAGCGGGCGATTTTCTCAATCCCCGGCACCATGCAAGCGATACATGGGTTCAGCGAAAATATGGGGGATGCCGCGTTTCTGCTGACCGCCGTGGGTAAAAAGGTCACCTTTCCCATCAACAATGTGGAGAAGTGCGGCAACATTATATGCTCCGCGGAAAGACGGGAAGACGCCTGCGACAGGGCGGAAGAGCTGTGCCGGTCGGTAATTCTGCGGCTTAAGCCGGGAGGCAGGCAGCCCCTTGATTTTCTGCGCCGACGCAGCCACTCCTGGGTGCCGGATGCCTATATTCTGCAGGATCCTGAGAATATTGCCTGGCTTCAGGGACTTATTCCCTATGCCGGGCCGGATGTCCTGCGCGAAGAGGGGCTTACAGTTCCCCTGCCTCCGTTTCCGGAAAGAGAGCCGGACCGGGATTGGCTGGGACGCAGTTTTTCTCAGACACTGGATCTGTTTGCCGGGGTCGGTATACAAATAGTCGACGGACAAGGCAGTGTAGGAAAACAGTTCTGGCAGGTTCTTTTGCGTGGAGGATATCAGGGAGGGCTCTGGTATCTTGATACACTGAACCGTATGCTGCAGGAAAACAGTGACAGCGAAATCGAGGAGTTTTTCGCAGGATGGTAA